From the Microbacterium sp. W4I4 genome, one window contains:
- a CDS encoding GuaB1 family IMP dehydrogenase-related protein: protein MKFSGERPAVDLTYSDVFLVPRHSDVTSRLQVDLAPGDGTPATIPLVASNMNSVTGPRLAATLARRGGLGVLPQDLPLQQLDEAIRWVKRQPVRWDTPLVLSPRATVADALRLLPATNGHGIVVAERRGDEPLERGDVLGILPAPRLATALTDAALGDLVHSEPVAVAAEDIGEGREAFDTIGAVDAEMVLVLDRGKVVGTLSPRSALRSSLYRPAVDASRRLAVAAAVGINGDVAGKARALASAGVDVLVLDTAHGHQEGMLRALETVAQLDLGLPIVAGNIVTADGVHDLVRAGATILKVGVGPGAMCTTRMMTAVGRPQFSAVLETAEAARSLGAHVWADGGVRYPRDVALALAAGAASVMVGSWFAGTIESPGEVMHDERGRAYKESWGMASTKAVQARFERLDPYELARKELFAEGISSSMIYLDPLRPGLEDLLDMITSGVRSSFTYAGAATVAQFHERALVGLQSASGYEEGKALPVSW, encoded by the coding sequence ATGAAGTTCTCCGGTGAGCGACCTGCAGTGGATCTGACCTATTCGGACGTCTTCCTGGTGCCTCGTCACTCCGACGTGACGAGCCGGCTCCAAGTGGATCTGGCCCCGGGGGACGGGACCCCCGCGACGATTCCGCTGGTCGCATCGAACATGAACTCGGTCACCGGACCGCGTCTCGCGGCCACCCTCGCCAGGCGCGGCGGACTCGGCGTGCTCCCTCAGGATCTGCCGCTGCAGCAGCTGGACGAGGCGATCCGCTGGGTCAAGCGGCAGCCGGTTCGCTGGGACACCCCGCTGGTGCTGTCGCCGCGCGCCACGGTCGCCGATGCGCTGCGTCTGCTTCCCGCCACGAACGGACACGGCATCGTGGTCGCCGAACGACGCGGAGACGAGCCGCTCGAGCGCGGCGACGTGCTCGGCATCCTGCCCGCACCGCGGCTGGCGACGGCGCTGACGGATGCCGCACTCGGCGATCTGGTCCACTCCGAGCCGGTCGCGGTCGCCGCGGAGGACATCGGGGAGGGCCGCGAGGCGTTCGACACGATCGGGGCCGTGGATGCCGAGATGGTCCTCGTGCTCGACCGAGGAAAGGTCGTCGGCACGCTCTCACCCCGCAGCGCCCTGCGCTCGAGCCTGTACCGTCCGGCCGTCGACGCCTCGAGGCGTCTGGCGGTGGCCGCGGCCGTCGGCATCAACGGCGACGTCGCAGGGAAGGCACGGGCACTGGCATCCGCCGGTGTCGACGTGCTGGTCCTCGACACCGCGCACGGGCATCAGGAGGGGATGCTGCGTGCACTGGAGACCGTCGCGCAGCTGGATCTCGGCCTGCCGATCGTGGCGGGCAACATCGTCACCGCCGACGGCGTGCACGACCTCGTGCGTGCCGGTGCGACCATCCTCAAGGTCGGCGTCGGGCCCGGTGCGATGTGCACCACACGGATGATGACCGCCGTGGGGCGCCCGCAGTTCTCGGCCGTGCTCGAGACCGCGGAGGCCGCCCGTTCCCTCGGAGCGCACGTCTGGGCCGACGGGGGAGTGCGCTATCCGCGCGACGTGGCCCTCGCGCTCGCCGCCGGGGCCGCATCCGTCATGGTCGGCTCCTGGTTCGCCGGCACCATCGAGTCTCCGGGCGAGGTGATGCACGACGAGCGCGGACGGGCGTACAAGGAGTCCTGGGGCATGGCATCCACCAAGGCCGTGCAGGCGCGCTTCGAGCGACTCGACCCCTACGAGCTGGCCCGCAAGGAGCTGTTCGCCGAGGGCATCTCGTCGTCGATGATCTACCTCGACCCGCTGCGCCCAGGGCTGGAGGACCTGCTCGACATGATCACCTCGGGCGTGCGCTCCTCGTTCACCTACGCCGGCGCCGCGACCGTCGCGCAGTTCCACGAGCGCGCCCTGGTCGGTCTGCAGTCCGCGTCGGGATACGAAGAGGGCAAGGCGCTCCCCGTCAGCTGGTAG